Proteins from a single region of Stutzerimonas stutzeri:
- a CDS encoding ATP-binding protein has translation MTVLTHAVARYEESPVLEFQGNPLIEALPPILCESDAASLIMNFPPVNEHERELDSAVRLHCIDRLRTVVQPLPVHLELESTLSSLIRSGYVGRNPLSPTTVRHLHSLSTSRRTSDGFRSTATTFSLVGLSGIGKSTALESILRLYPQTVLHERYGKRQFVQTQITWLKLDCPFDGSLSGLCRAFFRAVDQAIGQDRYANSYRSRSGLPDTIQRMEQVASTYFIGALLIDEIQHLRSARAGGKDNMLNFFVNLINSIGIPVVFIGTNSMISLFSDVLRNARRGCGLGVIEFERFEKDDPFWKMLVESLWAYQWCHEVSPLTDELLDVLYDLTQGVTDFLVKLVILGQRFAIQHGEERLVPSTFRRVADTKMKILKPALSALRSRDPRQLGRFEDLLPIDAQLEGMMLLSSDDLSKRYSLLSSISPASTPKAQGVPKTPAPKLATASSQESAELSEIANSENPLEQLRKEGWLCEQTFEFCDAYSDR, from the coding sequence ATGACCGTACTTACGCATGCGGTCGCGCGGTATGAGGAATCGCCTGTTTTGGAGTTCCAAGGGAACCCGTTGATAGAGGCGTTACCGCCAATCCTCTGTGAGAGCGATGCGGCCTCATTGATCATGAATTTTCCGCCTGTGAACGAGCATGAGCGCGAACTCGATAGCGCGGTCCGCCTTCACTGCATCGATCGCTTACGTACGGTCGTTCAGCCTTTGCCGGTACATCTTGAACTGGAATCAACTCTTTCTTCTTTGATTCGTAGTGGATATGTAGGGCGTAATCCGCTTTCGCCGACGACCGTAAGACACCTTCACTCGCTTTCAACGAGCAGAAGGACATCTGATGGGTTTCGGTCCACTGCAACGACCTTCAGCTTGGTTGGGTTGAGTGGGATCGGAAAATCGACGGCACTTGAATCAATCCTTCGTCTTTATCCGCAGACAGTTCTCCATGAACGCTACGGAAAACGTCAGTTTGTACAAACTCAAATCACTTGGTTAAAGCTGGATTGCCCGTTCGATGGATCGCTAAGCGGTTTGTGCCGGGCGTTCTTCCGAGCAGTGGATCAGGCTATTGGACAAGACCGATATGCAAACAGCTACCGCTCTCGGAGTGGCTTACCCGACACGATTCAACGTATGGAACAGGTCGCGAGTACCTATTTTATAGGCGCATTGCTAATCGACGAAATTCAGCATCTTCGATCGGCTCGAGCCGGTGGAAAAGACAACATGCTCAATTTCTTTGTCAACCTGATCAATTCGATTGGCATCCCCGTTGTGTTCATTGGGACTAACTCAATGATCAGCCTGTTTTCGGACGTGCTTCGAAATGCTCGACGTGGATGTGGTCTTGGCGTTATAGAGTTTGAAAGATTCGAGAAGGACGATCCTTTCTGGAAGATGTTGGTTGAGTCCTTGTGGGCCTATCAATGGTGCCATGAAGTTAGTCCGCTGACGGATGAGTTACTCGACGTACTCTATGATTTGACTCAGGGTGTCACCGATTTCCTGGTTAAGCTAGTTATCCTAGGCCAGCGTTTTGCTATTCAGCACGGCGAGGAGCGCCTCGTTCCAAGCACATTCAGACGCGTGGCCGATACCAAGATGAAAATCCTGAAACCGGCATTGTCGGCCTTACGTAGTCGGGACCCTAGGCAGTTAGGACGGTTTGAAGACCTATTGCCAATTGATGCCCAACTTGAGGGCATGATGCTGCTGAGTTCAGACGACTTGTCGAAACGTTATTCGCTACTGAGTAGCATTAGTCCAGCATCAACGCCGAAAGCGCAGGGCGTACCGAAGACGCCTGCCCCAAAACTTGCCACGGCGTCCTCCCAAGAATCCGCAGAACTGTCTGAGATAGCCAATAGTGAAAACCCCCTTGAGCAATTGCGGAAAGAGGGCTGGCTATGCGAGCAGACGTTTGAGTTCTGTGACGCCTACAGCGATAGGTAG
- a CDS encoding Mu transposase C-terminal domain-containing protein translates to MSYLNINDVIEPVTETTELQRLARVLWLDAISDQVVLFDMTETPKRPWVMRLSELRSILVNGDIKTATIVPSPFMLRIEEDLSEKEKYFRDKNWRRIQNLIETEIPGEIFQPGAMGRLIADQALKLEIHKKTIYRLLYRYWMNGQVRNALLPDRFNSGGPGKNKQYRDGKKPGRKVYFQGVEADTQSKVLTEADKNCIKVGFSLFATGKVGTITDAYIKMLRRFYTSKTQPGYCIEPPLLPANELPTARQFAYWGHKAYDDITVLRGRSGERNWQKDHRPLIGTVRDGLRGPCHLFEIDATVADIYLVSRYNRDWIIGRPVIYVIIDTFSGMITGVYVGLEGPSWNGARQALFNAFTQKKEFCADNGVDITPDEWPCHHLPHEIFADRGEMLGQAAEGLASGLRINLGIAPPYRPDWKAIVESSFKVLNVTTQIHWIPGAVRKRNKERGERDYRLDATLNLAEFTKIIIQGILHYNKHNRQPDRLTKEMIADQVEPTPIGIWSWALRNDRIDENTQADELIYLHLLPRDRGSIQKGGIKFKGMFYICDLAVEQNWFARARHRGVSSILCWYDPNSTEHIWIQNNQGKFLRCDLRKSEIRYHGYRFDEVIDMLAIIKQESPDSKYTKLVGKVSLDAEISGVVKAAKKDKSLTTQVSSKSEKLGNIRSNRANERLQERKDSFVPDDLRSSVPPQSDAISSVGVAENYAGARSAEVIDLLSRLRPGAKK, encoded by the coding sequence ATGTCATATCTAAATATCAACGACGTAATTGAACCAGTTACCGAAACCACAGAGTTGCAACGATTGGCCAGGGTGCTTTGGCTGGATGCTATAAGCGATCAGGTCGTACTTTTTGACATGACAGAGACACCCAAAAGACCTTGGGTGATGCGTTTGTCAGAGCTAAGAAGTATTTTGGTTAATGGTGATATAAAGACGGCAACTATCGTACCTAGCCCCTTTATGTTGCGGATTGAAGAAGATCTTTCTGAAAAAGAGAAATATTTTCGTGATAAAAACTGGCGGCGTATCCAGAATTTGATTGAGACGGAAATTCCGGGAGAGATATTTCAGCCTGGAGCTATGGGGCGCTTAATAGCTGACCAAGCGCTAAAGTTAGAAATACACAAAAAAACTATATATCGACTACTGTACCGATACTGGATGAACGGCCAGGTACGTAACGCGTTACTACCTGATCGTTTTAACTCTGGAGGTCCAGGTAAAAACAAACAGTATAGGGATGGAAAAAAACCCGGCCGCAAAGTTTATTTTCAAGGGGTGGAAGCTGATACTCAGTCAAAGGTACTGACGGAGGCCGACAAGAACTGCATAAAGGTAGGCTTTTCTTTATTTGCAACCGGAAAAGTAGGCACTATCACTGATGCTTACATAAAAATGCTCAGGCGTTTTTATACATCAAAAACGCAGCCAGGATATTGTATAGAGCCACCACTGCTCCCCGCAAATGAACTACCAACGGCTAGGCAGTTCGCATATTGGGGGCACAAAGCGTATGACGATATTACTGTTCTTAGAGGAAGAAGCGGTGAGCGAAATTGGCAAAAGGATCATCGCCCGTTAATTGGTACTGTTCGAGATGGCCTTCGTGGTCCTTGCCATTTGTTTGAAATAGACGCTACTGTGGCAGATATATATCTGGTCAGTCGATATAATCGAGACTGGATTATTGGCCGTCCTGTCATTTATGTGATAATTGATACTTTCTCAGGGATGATCACTGGTGTTTATGTAGGCCTTGAAGGGCCGAGTTGGAACGGTGCCCGTCAGGCACTGTTTAATGCGTTTACTCAGAAGAAGGAATTTTGCGCGGATAATGGTGTTGATATTACTCCGGACGAATGGCCTTGCCACCACTTACCTCATGAAATCTTTGCTGACAGAGGCGAGATGTTGGGGCAGGCTGCAGAAGGCCTGGCCTCAGGGCTCAGGATAAACCTTGGTATAGCTCCTCCTTATCGACCGGACTGGAAGGCTATCGTAGAGAGCAGTTTCAAAGTTCTGAACGTTACTACCCAAATACATTGGATCCCCGGTGCAGTGCGTAAGAGGAATAAAGAACGGGGAGAGCGTGATTATAGGCTGGATGCTACGCTCAATTTGGCAGAGTTCACGAAGATTATTATTCAGGGAATACTCCATTATAATAAGCACAATCGGCAGCCCGACCGCCTTACCAAAGAAATGATAGCCGATCAGGTGGAACCTACCCCAATAGGTATATGGAGTTGGGCGCTCCGGAATGATCGAATCGATGAAAATACCCAGGCTGACGAACTTATCTACCTACATCTTTTACCCCGAGATAGGGGTTCTATACAAAAGGGAGGGATTAAGTTCAAGGGTATGTTTTACATTTGTGACTTGGCCGTTGAGCAGAACTGGTTTGCTAGAGCAAGACATAGAGGGGTTAGCAGCATTCTTTGTTGGTATGACCCTAACAGCACTGAGCATATTTGGATCCAAAATAATCAAGGTAAATTTCTGCGCTGTGATCTAAGGAAATCTGAAATTCGTTATCACGGGTACCGGTTTGATGAAGTTATAGACATGCTCGCCATCATCAAACAAGAATCCCCAGACAGCAAGTACACCAAGCTAGTCGGTAAAGTCTCGCTAGATGCAGAAATATCTGGTGTCGTTAAAGCTGCGAAAAAAGATAAATCCTTAACAACTCAAGTTTCGTCCAAGTCTGAAAAGCTGGGTAACATTCGTAGTAATAGAGCTAACGAACGCTTGCAAGAACGTAAGGATTCGTTCGTACCGGATGACTTGCGATCTTCTGTCCCGCCGCAATCCGACGCGATTTCTAGCGTTGGCGTTGCGGAAAATTACGCGGGTGCCCGCAGCGCTGAGGTCATTGACCTGCTGAGTCGGCTTCGTCCAGGAGCTAAAAAATGA
- a CDS encoding TnsA endonuclease N-terminal domain-containing protein, translating to MRGRSFRTQSDIDRHIEKGFGQGSLEHYVPWLRVQDVPSHGRSRKIHGTKVNRLHHLLSDLEYGYLLLLEFSNRVIDIREQYPLLPQSSAQSIANALNISYPVYPGTKVPLVMTTDFLITLRQPDGSSRLVARTIKYSDSFDSGRGLKRTLEKLKIEREFWKSRDIDWTVVTEKNIPAILSSNLDWFRKGAALKRELQQRTLIVSFLDEVNSMREFQWPLERMLRSIANSLFIPYSDAKNIFMHLVWNKYITLNLVAERLTMKSVLIIANVLYPAEDYRYESRAS from the coding sequence TTGCGAGGTCGTAGCTTTAGAACCCAGTCCGACATTGATCGGCATATCGAAAAAGGTTTTGGGCAAGGGAGTCTAGAGCACTACGTACCATGGCTACGGGTGCAGGATGTTCCATCTCACGGGCGGTCTCGCAAGATACATGGAACCAAGGTCAATCGTCTTCATCACCTTCTTTCTGATTTGGAATATGGCTACCTACTTCTGCTTGAGTTTTCTAACCGGGTAATAGATATCAGAGAGCAATATCCCCTTTTGCCTCAATCGTCAGCGCAATCGATTGCTAACGCGTTGAATATCTCTTACCCGGTTTATCCGGGAACAAAAGTTCCTTTGGTGATGACCACCGATTTCTTAATCACGCTGCGTCAGCCTGACGGAAGCAGCAGGTTAGTTGCGCGTACAATCAAATACTCTGATTCATTTGACTCGGGCCGAGGACTTAAGCGCACTTTAGAAAAGTTGAAGATAGAACGAGAATTTTGGAAAAGTCGCGACATTGACTGGACCGTCGTTACGGAAAAAAACATACCTGCAATCCTGAGCAGTAACTTAGATTGGTTTCGAAAAGGGGCTGCGCTAAAAAGGGAGCTACAGCAACGTACATTGATCGTTAGTTTCCTCGATGAGGTTAATAGCATGCGAGAGTTTCAATGGCCTCTTGAGCGTATGCTCAGGAGTATTGCTAATTCGCTATTTATCCCTTATAGCGACGCCAAAAACATATTTATGCACCTAGTCTGGAATAAGTATATAACTCTTAATCTAGTAGCCGAGCGGCTAACGATGAAGAGTGTTTTGATAATCGCAAATGTCTTGTACCCCGCCGAAGATTATAGATATGAGAGCAGGGCTAGCTGA
- the glmS gene encoding glutamine--fructose-6-phosphate transaminase (isomerizing) gives MCGIVGAVAERNITAILLEGLKRLEYRGYDSAGIAVLDDSGTLERLRRNGKVAELEQAQQQARLTGRLGIAHTRWATHGAPCERNAHPHFSGDDLAVVHNGIIENHEALRVQLKGLGYVFQSDTDTEVIVHLLHHKLASLGDLTAALKEAVKELHGAYGLAVINAKQPDRLLAARSGSPLVIGLGLGENFLASDQLALRQVTDRFMYLEEGDIAEIRRDAVHIWDVDGQPVQREAVQYHEGAEAADKGEYRHFMLKEIHEQPKVVQRTLEGRLGDHQVLVQAFGPQAAELFAKVRNVQIVACGTSYHAGMVARYWLEELAGIPCQVEVASEFRYRKVVVQPDTLFVTISQSGETADSLAALRNAKARTEQEGRYLASLAICNVGISSLVRESDLTLLTQAGPEIGVASTKAFTTQLVGLLLLTLSLGQVRGTLSAALEAELVDELRRLPTRLGEALAMDTTVEKISEHFAEKHHTLFLGRGAQYPVAMEGALKLKEISYIHAEAYPAGELKHGPLALVDADMPVVTVAPNNELLEKLKSNLQEVRARGGELIVFADREAGIENGEGTFIVSMPHIHDVLAPILYTLPLQLLSYYVAVLRGTDVDQPRNLAKSVTVE, from the coding sequence ATGTGTGGCATCGTTGGCGCCGTCGCCGAACGCAACATTACCGCGATTCTTCTCGAGGGCCTCAAGCGCCTGGAATACCGTGGCTACGACAGCGCTGGCATCGCCGTGCTGGATGACAGCGGTACGCTGGAGCGTCTGCGTCGCAATGGTAAGGTCGCCGAGCTGGAGCAGGCACAGCAGCAAGCCCGTTTGACTGGCCGCCTGGGTATCGCGCACACGCGCTGGGCGACCCACGGTGCACCCTGCGAGCGTAACGCTCACCCACACTTTTCCGGTGACGACCTGGCCGTCGTGCACAATGGCATCATCGAAAACCACGAGGCGCTGCGCGTTCAGCTCAAGGGCCTGGGCTACGTATTTCAGTCCGATACCGACACCGAAGTTATCGTTCACCTGCTGCACCACAAGCTCGCTTCGCTCGGCGATCTCACCGCTGCGCTCAAGGAGGCGGTCAAGGAACTGCATGGTGCTTACGGTCTGGCGGTAATCAATGCCAAGCAGCCCGATCGCTTGCTGGCTGCCCGCAGTGGCAGCCCGCTGGTAATCGGTCTGGGCCTGGGCGAGAACTTCCTCGCTTCGGACCAGCTGGCGTTGCGCCAGGTCACCGACCGATTCATGTATCTGGAAGAGGGCGACATCGCGGAAATCCGCCGCGACGCGGTGCATATCTGGGATGTCGACGGCCAGCCGGTGCAGCGTGAAGCGGTGCAGTACCACGAAGGTGCCGAAGCGGCGGACAAGGGCGAGTACCGCCACTTCATGCTCAAGGAGATTCACGAGCAGCCGAAGGTGGTGCAGCGCACACTGGAAGGCCGGCTAGGCGATCATCAGGTGCTGGTGCAGGCGTTCGGACCACAGGCCGCCGAGCTGTTCGCCAAGGTGCGCAATGTGCAGATCGTCGCCTGTGGCACTAGCTATCACGCCGGTATGGTCGCGCGTTATTGGCTAGAGGAACTGGCCGGCATTCCCTGTCAGGTCGAGGTCGCCAGCGAGTTTCGCTACCGCAAGGTCGTGGTGCAGCCGGACACCCTGTTCGTCACCATCTCCCAGTCCGGCGAGACGGCCGATTCGCTGGCCGCGCTGCGCAACGCCAAGGCGCGCACCGAGCAGGAAGGTCGCTATCTGGCCAGCCTGGCGATCTGCAATGTGGGAATCAGCTCGCTGGTGCGTGAATCGGATCTGACCCTGCTGACCCAGGCCGGCCCGGAAATCGGCGTTGCATCGACCAAGGCCTTCACCACGCAGCTGGTTGGCTTGCTGCTGCTGACGCTGTCGCTGGGGCAGGTGCGCGGCACGTTGTCCGCTGCGCTGGAGGCGGAGCTGGTAGACGAGTTGCGCCGGTTGCCGACGCGCCTGGGTGAGGCGTTGGCGATGGACACCACGGTGGAGAAGATTTCCGAGCACTTCGCCGAGAAGCATCACACGCTGTTTCTGGGTCGCGGCGCGCAATATCCGGTGGCGATGGAAGGCGCGCTCAAGCTCAAGGAAATCTCCTATATCCATGCCGAAGCCTATCCGGCGGGGGAGCTGAAGCACGGCCCGCTGGCACTGGTGGACGCGGACATGCCGGTGGTCACTGTGGCACCGAACAACGAGCTGTTGGAAAAGCTCAAGTCCAACCTGCAGGAAGTGCGCGCCCGCGGCGGTGAGCTGATTGTCTTTGCCGATCGCGAGGCCGGCATCGAGAACGGAGAGGGCACCTTCATCGTCAGCATGCCGCATATCCACGACGTGCTCGCACCGATCCTCTACACCCTGCCGCTGCAACTGCTGTCCTACTACGTCGCCGTATTGCGCGGGACGGACGTCGACCAGCCGCGCAATCTGGCCAAGTCCGTAACGGTGGAATGA
- a CDS encoding DeoR/GlpR family DNA-binding transcription regulator — MSKRNTPQRRHAILALLSERGEVSVDELSRRFETSEVTIRKDLAALEKNGLLLRRYGGAVPLPQELIGDNVHPVSPWKQAIAGAAVGCIREHARIIIDSGTTTAAMIPQLAHKHGLVVMTNSLNVVNALRELEHEPVLLMTGGTWDPHSESFQGQVAEQVLRSYDFDQLFIGADGIDLERGTTTFNELLGLSRVMADVAREVIVLVESDKIGRRIPNLELPWSSVHTLITDERLSDEARSSILARGVKLICVAVETNLEI, encoded by the coding sequence ATGTCGAAGCGCAACACACCGCAACGTCGTCACGCCATTCTCGCCTTGCTCAGCGAGCGTGGTGAGGTGAGCGTGGACGAGTTGTCGCGGCGCTTCGAGACCTCCGAAGTCACCATTCGCAAAGACCTCGCCGCCCTGGAGAAAAACGGTCTGTTGCTACGCCGGTATGGTGGCGCAGTACCTCTGCCGCAGGAGCTCATTGGCGACAACGTGCACCCCGTATCACCCTGGAAGCAGGCCATCGCCGGCGCCGCCGTCGGCTGCATCCGTGAGCATGCGCGGATCATCATCGACAGTGGCACCACCACCGCGGCAATGATTCCGCAGCTGGCTCACAAGCACGGGCTAGTGGTGATGACCAATTCGCTGAACGTGGTTAACGCCCTGCGCGAACTTGAACATGAGCCGGTGCTGCTGATGACTGGCGGTACCTGGGATCCGCATTCCGAGTCCTTTCAGGGGCAGGTCGCTGAACAGGTGCTGCGTTCCTATGACTTCGACCAACTGTTCATAGGTGCCGATGGCATCGATCTGGAGCGTGGCACCACCACTTTCAACGAGCTGCTAGGGTTATCCCGAGTGATGGCCGATGTCGCCCGGGAAGTCATCGTTCTGGTCGAATCCGACAAGATCGGTCGGCGCATCCCCAATCTCGAGCTGCCCTGGAGCAGCGTGCACACCCTGATTACCGATGAGCGCCTCAGCGACGAGGCGCGCAGCAGCATCCTGGCCCGCGGCGTCAAACTGATCTGCGTGGCTGTCGAAACCAATCTGGAGATTTGA
- the glmU gene encoding bifunctional UDP-N-acetylglucosamine diphosphorylase/glucosamine-1-phosphate N-acetyltransferase GlmU, which produces MSLDIVILAAGQGTRMRSALPKVLHPVAGKSMLGHVIDTARALHPRSIQVVIGHGADQVRQRLAGDDLKYVIQAEQLGTGHAVAQALPNLSSERVLILYGDVPLIEAETLQRLLQKVGPEQLALLTVVLDDPSGYGRIVRDERGEVQAIVEHKDASDAQRAIREGNTGILAVPGSRIGEWLGRLSNSNAQGEYYLTDVIAMAVADGLRVATEQPQDAMEVQGANDRIQLAELERHYQQRQARRLMAQGVTLRDPARFDLRGEVCVGRDVLIDVNVVLEGNVVIEDEVQIGPNCVIKDSTLRRGAVVKANSHLEGAVVGEGADCGPFARLRPGSVLGAKAHVGNFVELKNATLGDGAKAGHLSYLGDAEIGARTNIGAGTITCNYDGANKFKTVMGEDVFIGSNSSLVAPLNLGDGATTGAGSTITDDVPAHTLGLGRGRQRNIEGWQRPVKKS; this is translated from the coding sequence ATGTCTCTCGATATCGTCATTCTCGCGGCTGGTCAGGGCACACGCATGCGCTCAGCGCTGCCCAAGGTGCTGCATCCGGTTGCCGGCAAATCCATGCTCGGCCATGTCATCGATACCGCTCGTGCGTTGCACCCGCGGAGCATTCAGGTTGTCATCGGTCATGGTGCTGATCAGGTCCGTCAGCGTCTGGCTGGCGATGACCTCAAATACGTAATTCAAGCCGAGCAACTGGGCACCGGTCATGCGGTGGCCCAAGCCTTGCCGAATCTCTCGTCCGAGCGTGTGCTGATCCTCTACGGCGATGTCCCGCTTATTGAAGCCGAGACCCTGCAGCGTCTGTTGCAGAAGGTCGGGCCTGAGCAGTTGGCTTTGCTGACGGTGGTGCTGGATGACCCCAGCGGCTATGGCCGGATCGTTCGAGACGAGCGCGGCGAGGTACAGGCCATCGTCGAGCACAAGGATGCCAGCGATGCGCAGCGCGCGATTCGTGAAGGCAATACCGGCATTTTGGCCGTGCCGGGAAGTCGTATCGGCGAATGGCTGGGTCGTCTGTCCAATAGCAATGCTCAGGGCGAGTATTACCTGACCGACGTGATTGCCATGGCCGTAGCCGACGGCTTACGTGTGGCCACCGAGCAGCCGCAGGATGCCATGGAAGTGCAGGGCGCCAATGACCGTATCCAGCTAGCTGAGCTCGAGCGCCACTATCAGCAGCGCCAAGCCCGCAGGCTCATGGCCCAGGGAGTCACGCTACGTGATCCGGCTCGTTTCGATCTGCGTGGCGAGGTTTGTGTTGGTCGTGACGTGTTGATCGACGTCAACGTGGTGCTTGAGGGCAACGTGGTCATCGAGGACGAGGTGCAGATCGGGCCGAACTGCGTGATCAAGGACAGCACCCTGCGCCGAGGCGCGGTGGTCAAGGCCAACTCTCACCTCGAGGGAGCGGTAGTCGGCGAAGGCGCCGATTGTGGTCCGTTCGCTCGCCTGCGCCCAGGCAGCGTGCTCGGTGCGAAGGCGCATGTGGGCAACTTCGTCGAGCTGAAGAATGCGACCCTGGGCGATGGCGCCAAGGCCGGTCATCTCAGCTATCTCGGTGACGCCGAGATCGGGGCGCGGACCAACATCGGCGCCGGCACCATCACCTGCAATTACGACGGCGCCAACAAGTTCAAGACGGTGATGGGCGAAGATGTCTTCATTGGCTCCAACAGCTCGCTGGTTGCACCGCTGAATCTGGGTGATGGCGCTACCACCGGGGCTGGCTCGACCATCACCGATGATGTGCCGGCGCATACCCTTGGTTTGGGTCGCGGTCGTCAGCGCAATATTGAAGGCTGGCAGCGACCGGTGAAGAAATCGTAG
- a CDS encoding F0F1 ATP synthase subunit epsilon — MAMTVHCDIVSAEGELFSGLVEMVIAHGNLGDIGILPGHAPLLTDLKPGPVRVIKQGGGEEIFYISGGFIEVQPNMVKVLADTATRAKDIDEAAAQAAVKAAEKALHEKGADFDYGSAAARLAEAAAQLRTVEQLRKKYGRH, encoded by the coding sequence ATGGCTATGACAGTCCATTGCGACATCGTCAGTGCGGAAGGGGAGCTGTTCTCGGGGCTGGTGGAAATGGTCATCGCCCACGGGAACCTTGGTGACATCGGTATCCTGCCGGGTCACGCGCCTCTGCTGACTGATCTCAAGCCCGGTCCGGTGCGGGTGATCAAGCAGGGTGGCGGAGAAGAGATCTTCTACATTTCCGGCGGCTTCATCGAAGTCCAGCCGAACATGGTGAAGGTTCTCGCCGATACCGCTACGCGCGCCAAGGACATCGACGAGGCTGCTGCTCAGGCCGCCGTCAAGGCTGCCGAAAAGGCGTTGCACGAGAAGGGCGCGGATTTCGACTACGGCTCCGCGGCCGCTCGTTTGGCCGAGGCCGCAGCACAGCTGCGTACCGTCGAGCAGCTGCGCAAGAAGTACGGTCGGCACTGA
- the atpD gene encoding F0F1 ATP synthase subunit beta produces MSSGRIVQIIGAVIDVEFPRDLVPNVYDALKVQGAETTLEVQQQLGDGIVRTIAMGSTEGLKRGLDVVNTGTGISVPVGKQTLGRIMDVLGNPIDEAGPIGEEERWTIHRAAPSYSEQAGGNELLETGIKVIDLVCPFAKGGKVGLFGGAGVGKTVNMMELIRNIAMEHSGYSVFAGVGERTREGNDFYHEMKDSNVLDKVALVYGQMNEPPGNRLRVALTGLTMAEKFRDEGRDVLLFVDNIYRYTLAGTEVSALLGRMPSAVGYQPTLAEEMGVLQERITSTKNGSITSVQAVYVPADDLTDPSPATTFAHLDATVVLSRDIASLGIYPAVDPLDSTSRQLDPLVIGQEHYDTARGVQYVLQRYKELKDIIAILGMDELSETDKQLVSRARKIQRFLSQPFFVAEVFTGSPGKYVPLKETIRGFSGILNGDYDHLPEQAFYMVGSIDEAIEKAKKL; encoded by the coding sequence ATGAGTAGCGGACGTATCGTTCAAATCATCGGCGCCGTTATCGACGTGGAATTTCCGCGCGATCTGGTACCGAACGTCTATGACGCGCTGAAAGTTCAAGGCGCCGAGACCACCCTGGAAGTCCAGCAGCAGCTGGGCGACGGCATTGTCCGTACCATCGCCATGGGTTCGACCGAAGGCCTCAAGCGTGGCCTGGACGTCGTCAACACCGGCACCGGTATCTCCGTACCGGTCGGCAAGCAGACGCTGGGTCGCATCATGGACGTCCTGGGTAACCCCATCGACGAAGCCGGCCCGATCGGCGAAGAAGAGCGTTGGACCATCCACCGCGCTGCGCCGTCCTATTCCGAGCAGGCTGGTGGCAATGAGCTGCTGGAAACTGGCATCAAGGTTATCGACCTGGTTTGCCCGTTCGCCAAAGGCGGTAAGGTCGGTCTGTTCGGTGGTGCCGGTGTAGGCAAGACCGTAAACATGATGGAGCTGATCCGTAACATCGCCATGGAGCACAGCGGTTATTCCGTGTTCGCTGGCGTGGGTGAGCGTACTCGTGAAGGTAACGACTTCTATCACGAGATGAAGGACTCCAACGTTCTGGACAAGGTTGCCCTGGTATACGGCCAGATGAACGAGCCGCCGGGAAACCGTCTGCGCGTCGCTCTGACCGGGCTGACCATGGCCGAGAAGTTCCGTGACGAAGGCCGTGACGTTCTGTTGTTCGTCGACAACATCTACCGTTACACCCTGGCCGGTACCGAAGTGTCCGCGCTGCTGGGTCGTATGCCTTCGGCAGTAGGTTATCAGCCGACTCTGGCCGAAGAGATGGGCGTTCTGCAGGAGCGCATCACCTCCACCAAGAACGGCTCGATCACCTCGGTACAGGCCGTATACGTACCTGCGGATGACTTGACTGACCCGAGCCCGGCGACCACCTTCGCCCACCTCGACGCCACTGTCGTACTGTCGCGTGACATCGCCTCCCTGGGTATCTACCCGGCGGTCGATCCGCTCGACTCGACTTCGCGTCAGCTGGATCCGCTGGTGATCGGTCAGGAGCACTACGACACCGCTCGCGGCGTTCAGTACGTGCTGCAGCGCTACAAAGAGCTGAAGGACATCATTGCGATCCTCGGTATGGACGAACTGTCCGAGACCGACAAGCAGCTGGTATCCCGCGCTCGTAAGATCCAGCGCTTCCTGTCTCAGCCGTTCTTCGTGGCCGAAGTCTTCACTGGCTCGCCAGGCAAGTACGTTCCGCTGAAGGAGACCATTCGTGGTTTCTCCGGCATCCTCAATGGCGACTACGACCATCTGCCGGAACAGGCGTTCTACATGGTCGGCAGCATCGACGAAGCCATCGAGAAAGCCAAGAAACTGTAA